Proteins from a genomic interval of Nocardia sp. BMG51109:
- a CDS encoding ATP-dependent DNA helicase, giving the protein MSGAGGRITPGLLAEALGLPPPTEEQAAVIAAPPGPTLVVAGAGAGKTETMAARVLWMVANGLVAPDAVLGLTFTRKAAQQLTSRIRTRLARLAGSPLLREIDPSGRLRSRLTASEPEISTYHSYAGRLLGEHGLLLPVEPNATLLTATQLWQLAHRVVTGWDGDLDTDRTPVSVTEAVLALSGQLAEHLVEPEQLAEAHTELEKLILTLPRGPRQRGGPSQELLGILEVQHERVALLPLVRRLGEELRRRGALDFGAQMSLAARLAAEHPEVGAAERDRFRLVLLDEYQDTGHAQRILLAALFGDLDSAQGSTSPTAEQVSRPSGEERPPGELAGDGSGIAADTAAARSARVRRADTVASPGISSVRKPGEQNPDRASTGPSDSGELSQSNLESSSSPGDDMSGSRGSRRFDAPDRVPEPRFGSTVDADGGEGRGAAPGSEGDGRAAGPVGGSQVSSEGEPNPTGAEAESAGGDSKRGADERGSGLGGGARPHGTDADTATSAGSGPDSIGSEVASALDGPGVSGSIPQRLAVTAVGDPMQSIYGWRGASAANLPRFATDFPSAPGVPAPILPLLTSWRNPPEALALANLVAEPLRQAEGGVAVDALRPRPDATAGTVALALTDTVADERDWVAERVAAEWEARADAGSPPPTSAVLVRRNADAAPLAEALRERGLPVEIVGLGGLLATPEVADVVATLRLIADPAAGSAAMRILTGARWRLGVTDLAALARRARELSITRPPDQTAAITDTATLADALRTVAPEPAEQAGLADAIADPGAAEQYSEPGYQRIVALGRELAALRERSGQTLPELVSDVERTIGVGVETQSRRASAGGGAGREHLDAFADVVADYASDHRASLPGLLTFLAAAEEVENGLEPGEVEVARDRVQVLTVHAAKGLEWEVVAVPHVTRGVFPSGAAAGTWLGALAELPTSLRGDRQRDAVPAERSGSVAAVGAEQGRSAVTRSAAGADQGRSAVTRAAVSEGDVPSPGLHDVSQGLRHASQELRDDAAPADSATAASPVSRSGAPAVSDGVPVLDLSDLYDRSDLDRAIKQHKDTLARRRLDEERRLFYVALTRTERILFVSAHHWAETGSTPKGPSDFLLDLKRAVEHPDSTPSTAVGIETLSAAAGIETLSTAAGIETLSTAVRIDLWADPPATDAVNPFTDDPASATWPRDPLGKRRTAVQDGAALVRESLRDLAHEPDPPATLDDAATLDDAAAPDSAAADTSAAAGTSTTIDVAGAPEHSGALDNPAAPSPAEPEGTDERAGGAGEFYGQLSLFTDPDEVPEPPGEPAEFSPAAEHAGDQAYSEHQDLDPEGWAADVDALLAEHFAAGESVRDVELPSQLPATALVEMRADPAKLAARLRRPLPYPPSPFARRGTAFHAWLQQWFGSARLLGLDELPGAADSGAADADLVRLQEAFLSSPWADRNPAEVEVGFETSLAGTLIRGRMDAVFAEPGDRWLVVDWKTGAEPTRAEEPAVAMQLAVYRLAWARLLAARTGADEHEILEKISAAFHYVRTGRTISPPNLPGPEELAEFLETAAPNWSAPDGANGSAPDGEAE; this is encoded by the coding sequence GTGAGCGGCGCGGGCGGGAGAATCACGCCCGGCCTGCTGGCCGAGGCGCTCGGCCTGCCGCCGCCGACCGAGGAGCAGGCCGCCGTCATCGCGGCCCCGCCCGGCCCGACGCTGGTGGTCGCGGGCGCGGGCGCGGGCAAGACCGAGACGATGGCCGCCCGGGTGCTGTGGATGGTCGCCAACGGGCTGGTCGCGCCCGACGCCGTACTGGGCCTGACGTTCACCCGAAAGGCCGCGCAGCAGTTGACCTCTCGCATCCGCACCCGGCTCGCCCGGCTGGCCGGATCGCCGCTGCTGCGCGAGATCGATCCGAGTGGCCGGCTGCGGTCGCGGCTGACCGCGTCCGAACCGGAGATCAGCACCTACCACTCGTACGCCGGGCGGCTGCTCGGCGAGCACGGCCTGCTGCTGCCGGTGGAGCCGAACGCGACCCTGCTCACCGCGACCCAGCTGTGGCAGCTGGCGCACCGCGTGGTCACGGGCTGGGACGGCGACCTGGACACCGACCGCACCCCGGTATCGGTCACCGAGGCGGTGCTGGCGCTGTCCGGTCAGCTCGCCGAGCATCTGGTGGAACCCGAGCAGCTGGCCGAGGCGCACACCGAACTGGAGAAGCTGATCCTGACCCTGCCGCGCGGTCCGCGCCAGCGCGGCGGCCCGAGCCAGGAACTGCTGGGCATCCTCGAGGTGCAGCACGAGCGGGTGGCGCTGCTGCCGTTGGTCCGCCGCCTGGGCGAGGAATTGCGCCGCCGCGGCGCCTTGGACTTCGGCGCCCAGATGTCGCTGGCGGCCCGCCTGGCCGCCGAACATCCGGAGGTCGGCGCCGCCGAACGAGACCGCTTCCGCCTGGTCCTGCTGGACGAATATCAGGACACCGGCCACGCCCAGCGCATCCTGCTGGCCGCCCTGTTCGGCGACCTGGACAGTGCCCAGGGATCGACTTCGCCCACCGCCGAACAGGTTTCGAGACCGTCCGGGGAGGAGCGGCCGCCCGGAGAACTCGCGGGCGACGGTTCCGGCATTGCCGCGGATACCGCGGCGGCGCGGAGTGCGCGGGTGAGACGTGCCGACACCGTTGCGTCGCCGGGGATCTCGTCTGTGCGAAAGCCCGGCGAGCAAAATCCGGATCGAGCATCGACCGGGCCCTCCGACTCGGGCGAACTCTCGCAATCGAACCTGGAATCGAGTTCCTCGCCGGGAGATGACATGTCCGGCAGCAGAGGTTCGCGTCGGTTCGACGCACCGGACCGAGTGCCGGAGCCGAGATTCGGATCGACGGTCGACGCGGATGGTGGTGAGGGCCGCGGGGCAGCCCCTGGTTCCGAGGGCGATGGCCGGGCGGCCGGACCCGTCGGCGGCTCGCAGGTGAGTAGCGAAGGTGAGCCGAATCCGACGGGTGCGGAAGCGGAATCGGCGGGCGGTGATTCGAAGCGCGGTGCCGACGAGCGCGGCTCGGGTCTCGGCGGCGGGGCTCGTCCGCACGGAACCGATGCCGATACGGCCACATCCGCTGGGTCGGGACCGGATTCGATCGGCTCCGAGGTGGCGTCGGCGCTCGACGGACCAGGTGTCTCCGGCTCGATCCCGCAGCGGTTGGCGGTGACGGCCGTCGGCGACCCCATGCAGTCGATCTACGGCTGGCGGGGAGCTTCGGCGGCCAACCTGCCGCGGTTCGCCACCGACTTCCCCAGTGCGCCGGGCGTTCCCGCGCCGATTCTGCCGCTGCTCACCAGTTGGCGTAATCCGCCGGAGGCGCTGGCGCTGGCGAATCTGGTGGCCGAACCGCTGCGGCAGGCCGAGGGCGGGGTGGCGGTCGACGCGCTGCGGCCGCGACCGGACGCCACCGCGGGCACGGTCGCGCTGGCGCTCACCGATACCGTTGCCGACGAACGGGACTGGGTGGCCGAGCGGGTCGCCGCCGAATGGGAGGCGCGGGCCGACGCCGGTTCGCCTCCGCCTACCTCCGCGGTGCTGGTGCGCCGCAACGCCGATGCCGCGCCGTTGGCAGAAGCGCTGCGCGAGCGGGGATTACCGGTGGAGATCGTCGGCCTCGGCGGCCTGCTCGCCACGCCGGAGGTGGCCGATGTCGTCGCGACCCTGCGCCTGATCGCGGATCCGGCCGCGGGCAGCGCCGCGATGCGCATCCTCACCGGGGCCCGCTGGCGGCTCGGCGTCACCGACCTGGCCGCGCTGGCCCGGCGGGCCCGCGAGCTGTCGATCACCCGGCCGCCCGACCAGACGGCCGCGATCACCGATACGGCCACCCTGGCGGATGCCCTGCGCACCGTGGCCCCGGAGCCCGCCGAACAGGCCGGTCTCGCCGACGCCATCGCCGATCCCGGTGCGGCGGAACAGTACTCGGAGCCCGGATACCAGCGCATCGTCGCGCTCGGCCGGGAACTTGCCGCGCTGCGCGAACGCAGCGGCCAGACGCTGCCGGAACTCGTCTCCGATGTGGAGCGCACCATCGGCGTCGGCGTGGAGACCCAGTCCCGCCGCGCCTCCGCAGGCGGTGGTGCCGGCCGCGAGCACCTGGACGCCTTCGCCGACGTGGTCGCCGACTACGCGAGCGATCACCGCGCGTCACTGCCCGGGTTGCTGACGTTCCTGGCCGCGGCCGAGGAGGTCGAGAACGGTCTGGAACCGGGCGAGGTCGAGGTCGCCCGCGACCGCGTCCAGGTCCTGACCGTGCACGCCGCCAAGGGCCTGGAATGGGAGGTGGTGGCCGTGCCGCACGTGACCCGCGGGGTCTTCCCGTCCGGCGCGGCCGCGGGCACCTGGCTGGGCGCGCTCGCCGAACTCCCCACCTCCCTGCGTGGTGACCGGCAGCGCGATGCGGTGCCCGCGGAACGTTCCGGTTCGGTCGCCGCCGTTGGTGCCGAGCAGGGTCGTTCCGCGGTCACGCGGTCCGCCGCCGGGGCCGACCAGGGCCGGTCTGCGGTAACCCGGGCCGCTGTTTCCGAGGGGGACGTCCCTTCCCCTGGGCTGCACGATGTTTCCCAAGGGCTGCGCCACGCTTCCCAGGAGCTGCGCGACGACGCGGCGCCGGCCGACTCGGCCACGGCGGCATCGCCGGTCTCGCGGTCCGGCGCTCCAGCGGTGTCCGACGGCGTCCCCGTGCTGGACCTGTCGGACCTCTACGACCGCAGCGATCTCGACCGGGCCATCAAGCAGCACAAGGACACCCTCGCCCGGCGTCGGCTCGACGAGGAGCGGCGCCTGTTCTACGTCGCCCTCACCAGGACCGAACGCATCCTGTTCGTATCGGCGCACCACTGGGCCGAAACCGGCTCGACGCCGAAGGGCCCGTCCGATTTCCTGCTCGACCTCAAACGCGCTGTCGAACACCCAGATTCGACACCGTCCACGGCCGTGGGCATCGAGACACTATCCGCGGCCGCGGGCATCGAGACACTATCCACGGCCGCGGGCATCGAGACACTATCCACGGCCGTGCGCATCGACCTGTGGGCCGATCCGCCGGCCACCGACGCGGTCAACCCCTTCACCGACGACCCGGCGTCGGCCACCTGGCCCCGCGACCCACTGGGCAAGCGCCGCACCGCGGTTCAGGACGGTGCCGCCCTGGTCCGAGAGTCCCTACGAGACCTGGCACACGAGCCCGACCCCCCAGCCACACTCGACGACGCCGCCACACTCGACGACGCCGCCGCACCTGATTCGGCCGCGGCCGATACTTCCGCCGCTGCCGGAACCTCCACCACGATCGATGTGGCCGGCGCACCGGAACACTCTGGTGCGCTCGATAACCCCGCCGCACCGAGCCCGGCCGAGCCCGAGGGTACGGATGAAAGGGCCGGTGGCGCAGGGGAATTCTACGGTCAGCTGTCGCTGTTCACGGATCCGGACGAGGTCCCCGAGCCGCCGGGGGAGCCGGCCGAGTTCTCCCCAGCGGCCGAACACGCTGGCGACCAGGCGTATTCGGAGCACCAGGACCTCGACCCCGAGGGCTGGGCGGCCGATGTCGACGCCCTGCTCGCCGAGCACTTCGCGGCCGGGGAGAGCGTGCGGGACGTGGAACTCCCCAGCCAGCTGCCCGCCACGGCCCTGGTGGAGATGCGCGCCGACCCGGCCAAGCTGGCCGCGCGGCTGCGCCGCCCGCTGCCGTATCCGCCGAGCCCGTTCGCCCGGCGCGGCACCGCCTTCCACGCCTGGTTGCAGCAGTGGTTCGGCTCGGCGCGGCTGCTGGGCCTGGACGAACTGCCCGGCGCCGCCGACAGCGGTGCGGCCGACGCCGACCTGGTCCGGCTGCAGGAGGCGTTCCTGTCTTCGCCGTGGGCCGACCGCAACCCCGCCGAGGTGGAGGTGGGGTTCGAAACATCCCTGGCGGGCACCCTGATCCGCGGCCGCATGGACGCGGTGTTCGCCGAACCCGGCGACCGCTGGCTGGTGGTGGACTGGAAGACCGGCGCCGAGCCCACTCGCGCCGAGGAACCCGCGGTCGCCATGCAGCTGGCGGTCTACCGGCTGGCCTGGGCCCGGCTACTGGCCGCCCGCACCGGCGCCGACGAACACGAGATCCTCGAAAAGATCAGCGCCGCATTCCATTACGTGCGCACCGGCCGCACCATTTCCCCGCCGAATCTGCCGGGTCCCGAGGAACTCGCGGAATTCCTCGAGACGGCCGCGCCGAACTGGTCGGCACCCGACGGAGCGAACGGGTCGGCACCCGACGGGGAGGCTGAGTGA
- a CDS encoding PD-(D/E)XK nuclease family protein, whose protein sequence is MRRGEPAPRTREWGADVRALFSEGAAAGWRPWQVLGGPGTGKTALLVDLAADRIAGGADPESVLLLTHSKQAALRVRTAVTARLADSLGGVPGATREPLVRTVHSYAFAIVRRHAAAHGNPPPRLLTGAEQDVVLREMLRGELADIQQGTGGDTEFWPQRLHPALGTVGFAEQLRDLMLRATERGLGPEDLVELGRRHDRREWEAAGRFAERYEQAMLLRWSVGVEAPEASAPALDAAELVGAALDALALDPEQLAAERERLGCLLVDDAQHLDPLAAQLVGAIGSGAATVVVAGDPDQAVFTFRGADARIVADLDAPADRRIVLRDDRRCTGPVHEAVARISARLPGSAPHRFDGREHTTGAAEPTGAGAVQVRVLTTPAKEAALIADHLRRAHLTDDVPWSRMAVIVRSVPLSLAPLRRALLAAGVPVLQPKPDVPLARRRGAAWMLLALRALLAGERARPDLFTEDDTLDLLSGPLGGADQISLRRLRRGIRRTLLERGRSRPDDDPWRERADGDTGPAELEHAGAPEEREAAGDVGAAAESAEWAGQGVPGNRPQASDRTGPPDPDDCGAVSDRAVPASADAGSACGAADPGNAEDPAGLPPEEAESARGAPVSRAVDGAGEMSATGRSEAEDAGQSHPSSAGSGHGEVQGAGGPTVVGSASRRRGASGTDDDFAWEAVDSAYTADLDRSSAEVLRELVTGVGDLTVLDRLTEVEAAPLRRVLKAVGRARRVLRRGAGLEDVLWGVWTASNLERRWVGQSERGGAVGMQADRDLDAAVGLFDSAAAYVDRLPHATVEGFVEYLELQEIPQDSAPLTDSGEAVAIVSAHAAAGREWDVVAVAGVQEGIWPNLRPRGTLLGVEDLVDLVAGVVDSGDRVSRAAPILAEERRLLLLACSRARRSLLVTAVESVSGDRDLVPSRFLGELDDTAGTDEPGRIPPPIDPGRALIMQTLIAELRGVVCDPEVEPPRRQRASRQLARLARAGVRGAHPDEWYGTAELSSQLPLWGDDEGPIALSPSTVELLRTCPLRWALERNGGSDGDNPHAVKGNLVHTLVQALAGQVSEAQVKAALARAWKAVDPAAADSGPRSWHSRQDLRRTESMLDTFLDWLRNTRAELTQMGVEVPVDCVLPARAPGEYAVRVRGRVDRVERDAFGRFVIVDVKTGKTPISKQAAQDHAQLATYQVAAAAGALDDTAAGGLHDTAAGGLHDTAAGGLHDTAAGGPDDTAAGGPDGSPGAEPGGARLVYVAKPSAKEGAAQRLQAALDGDGVEQWRDAIHEAAAATRGPSYLAMRNDGCRHCAVSGSCPVQDTGRQVTDT, encoded by the coding sequence GTGCGTCGCGGCGAGCCGGCCCCCCGAACGCGAGAATGGGGCGCCGATGTCCGCGCGCTGTTCAGCGAGGGCGCCGCGGCCGGATGGCGGCCGTGGCAGGTGCTGGGCGGTCCGGGCACCGGCAAGACCGCGCTGCTCGTCGACCTCGCGGCCGACCGGATCGCGGGCGGCGCCGATCCGGAATCGGTGCTGCTGCTCACCCATTCGAAGCAGGCGGCGCTGCGGGTCCGCACCGCCGTCACCGCGCGGCTGGCCGACTCGCTGGGCGGCGTGCCCGGTGCCACGCGGGAGCCGCTGGTGCGCACCGTGCATTCCTATGCCTTCGCGATCGTGCGCAGGCATGCCGCCGCGCACGGCAATCCGCCGCCGCGGCTGCTCACCGGCGCGGAACAGGATGTGGTGCTGCGCGAGATGCTGCGCGGCGAGCTGGCCGATATTCAACAGGGCACCGGCGGGGACACCGAGTTCTGGCCGCAGCGGCTGCATCCGGCGCTGGGGACGGTCGGATTCGCCGAGCAGTTGCGCGATCTGATGCTGCGTGCCACCGAACGCGGTCTGGGGCCGGAGGATCTCGTCGAACTGGGTCGCCGGCACGATCGCCGGGAATGGGAGGCGGCCGGCCGCTTCGCCGAACGCTACGAGCAGGCGATGCTGCTGCGCTGGTCGGTCGGCGTCGAGGCGCCGGAGGCGAGCGCGCCCGCGTTGGACGCCGCGGAACTCGTGGGCGCGGCGCTGGACGCGCTGGCGCTGGATCCGGAGCAGCTGGCCGCGGAGCGCGAGCGCCTCGGCTGCCTGCTCGTCGACGATGCCCAGCATCTGGATCCGCTTGCGGCGCAACTGGTCGGCGCCATCGGTTCGGGCGCCGCGACGGTGGTCGTAGCGGGCGACCCCGACCAGGCCGTCTTCACCTTCCGCGGCGCCGACGCCCGCATCGTCGCCGATCTGGACGCCCCGGCCGACCGGCGTATCGTGCTGCGCGACGACCGGCGCTGCACCGGCCCGGTGCACGAGGCCGTCGCCCGGATCTCGGCGCGACTGCCGGGCAGCGCGCCACACCGGTTCGACGGCCGCGAACATACCACCGGCGCAGCGGAACCGACTGGCGCGGGCGCCGTGCAGGTCCGGGTTCTGACCACTCCGGCGAAGGAGGCGGCCCTGATCGCCGACCATCTGCGCCGCGCCCACCTCACCGACGACGTGCCCTGGTCGCGGATGGCGGTGATCGTCCGATCCGTCCCGCTGTCGCTGGCTCCGCTGCGCCGCGCCCTGCTGGCCGCGGGAGTGCCCGTCCTGCAACCGAAACCGGATGTGCCGCTGGCCCGCCGCCGCGGCGCGGCCTGGATGCTGCTCGCGCTGCGCGCCCTGCTGGCCGGCGAGCGCGCCCGCCCCGACCTGTTCACCGAGGACGACACCCTCGACCTGCTGTCCGGCCCGCTCGGCGGCGCCGACCAGATCAGCCTGCGCCGCCTCCGCCGCGGCATCCGCCGCACCCTGCTGGAACGCGGTCGCTCCCGCCCCGACGATGACCCGTGGCGGGAGCGTGCGGACGGCGATACGGGCCCCGCCGAGCTGGAACATGCCGGCGCACCGGAAGAACGGGAAGCCGCTGGTGATGTCGGCGCAGCCGCCGAGTCGGCCGAGTGGGCCGGACAGGGTGTTCCCGGCAACCGGCCGCAGGCGAGCGATCGGACCGGACCGCCCGACCCCGACGACTGTGGGGCCGTGTCGGACCGTGCGGTTCCTGCGAGTGCTGACGCGGGCTCGGCCTGCGGGGCAGCCGACCCCGGGAACGCGGAGGACCCGGCCGGGTTGCCCCCCGAGGAGGCGGAATCGGCTCGCGGTGCCCCGGTTTCGCGTGCGGTCGATGGCGCCGGCGAGATGTCGGCTACAGGTCGGTCGGAGGCCGAGGATGCCGGGCAGAGCCACCCGAGTTCCGCAGGCTCCGGACATGGTGAGGTGCAGGGAGCCGGCGGGCCGACTGTGGTGGGCTCCGCATCGAGACGCAGGGGGGCCTCCGGCACGGACGACGATTTCGCGTGGGAGGCGGTCGATTCCGCCTATACCGCGGATCTGGATCGGTCGTCTGCCGAGGTGCTGCGGGAACTGGTTACCGGGGTCGGCGACCTCACCGTTCTGGATCGGCTCACCGAGGTGGAGGCGGCGCCGCTGCGGCGGGTGTTGAAGGCCGTGGGGCGGGCGCGGCGGGTGTTGCGGCGCGGTGCGGGGCTGGAGGACGTGCTGTGGGGGGTGTGGACCGCATCGAATCTGGAGCGGCGCTGGGTCGGGCAGTCCGAGCGCGGTGGCGCCGTGGGCATGCAGGCCGATCGCGATCTGGATGCCGCCGTGGGCCTGTTCGATTCGGCGGCCGCCTACGTCGACAGGCTGCCGCACGCCACCGTCGAGGGTTTCGTGGAATACCTGGAACTGCAGGAGATTCCGCAGGACTCGGCGCCGCTCACCGATTCCGGCGAGGCGGTCGCCATCGTGAGCGCGCATGCGGCGGCGGGCCGGGAGTGGGATGTGGTCGCGGTCGCCGGTGTGCAGGAGGGGATCTGGCCGAACCTGCGCCCGCGCGGCACGCTGCTGGGTGTCGAGGATCTGGTGGATCTGGTTGCGGGCGTGGTCGATTCCGGCGACCGGGTGAGCCGGGCGGCGCCGATCCTGGCCGAGGAGCGGCGGCTGCTGCTGCTCGCGTGCAGCCGGGCTCGGCGCTCGCTGCTGGTGACGGCGGTCGAATCGGTCAGCGGCGACCGGGATCTGGTGCCGTCCCGCTTTCTCGGCGAACTCGACGATACCGCGGGCACCGACGAACCCGGCCGCATTCCGCCGCCCATCGACCCCGGCCGAGCCCTGATCATGCAGACGCTGATCGCCGAATTGCGCGGGGTGGTCTGCGATCCCGAGGTCGAGCCGCCGCGGCGGCAGCGCGCATCCCGGCAGCTGGCCCGGCTGGCGCGGGCGGGCGTGCGCGGCGCGCACCCCGACGAGTGGTACGGCACCGCCGAACTCAGCTCGCAACTGCCGCTGTGGGGCGACGACGAGGGCCCGATCGCGTTGTCCCCCTCCACCGTCGAGTTGCTGCGGACGTGTCCGCTGCGGTGGGCCCTGGAGCGGAACGGCGGCAGCGACGGCGACAATCCGCACGCGGTCAAGGGCAATCTGGTGCACACCCTCGTGCAAGCGCTGGCCGGTCAGGTGTCGGAGGCGCAGGTGAAGGCCGCGCTGGCGCGGGCGTGGAAGGCGGTCGACCCCGCCGCCGCCGACTCCGGCCCGCGCAGCTGGCATTCCCGCCAGGATTTGCGGCGCACCGAATCGATGCTGGACACGTTCCTGGACTGGCTGCGCAACACCCGCGCCGAACTCACCCAGATGGGCGTCGAGGTTCCGGTCGACTGCGTCCTGCCGGCGCGCGCACCGGGCGAGTACGCGGTGCGGGTCCGTGGTCGCGTCGACCGGGTCGAGCGAGATGCGTTCGGGCGCTTCGTGATCGTGGATGTCAAGACCGGTAAGACGCCGATCTCCAAACAGGCCGCGCAGGACCACGCCCAGCTGGCGACCTATCAGGTGGCGGCGGCCGCCGGGGCGCTCGACGACACGGCCGCGGGCGGCCTCCACGACACGGCCGCGGGCGGCCTCCACGACACGGCCGCGGGCGGCCTCCACGACACGGCCGCGGGCGGCCCCGACGACACCGCCGCGGGCGGCCCCGACGGCTCGCCCGGGGCCGAACCCGGTGGCGCGCGCCTGGTCTACGTCGCCAAGCCGAGCGCCAAGGAGGGCGCCGCCCAGCGCCTCCAGGCCGCGCTGGACGGCGACGGCGTCGAGCAGTGGCGCGACGCCATCCACGAGGCCGCCGCCGCCACCCGCGGCCCCAGCTATCTCGCGATGCGCAACGACGGCTGCCGGCACTGCGCGGTGTCGGGCAGTTGCCCGGTCCAGGACACCGGCCGGCAGGTGACCGACACGTGA
- a CDS encoding alpha/beta fold hydrolase, protein MPDLHVHRYGPATGPLVLALHGLTGHGRRWEALATGELPDVRIVAPDLRGHGRSTALPPWTFEAVVDDVVPLLDGEPAVVVGHSFGGAAGIHLAHRYPELVRGLVLLDPAIALDPALMLDTAESLLARPDYPDAEAARRDKLETSWGEVAPELLEAELAEHLVAAPSGRLTWRMSLPAVVSYWGQLARDLVLPPAGLPTVVVQALKAPFVTPQLRATLAGQLGESLTVHEFDCDHMVAQARPAETAAVLRAAL, encoded by the coding sequence GTGCCCGATCTCCACGTCCATCGTTACGGCCCGGCTACCGGCCCCCTGGTCCTCGCCCTGCACGGGCTCACCGGCCACGGCAGGCGGTGGGAGGCGCTGGCCACCGGGGAGCTGCCGGATGTCCGGATCGTCGCGCCCGATCTGCGCGGGCACGGCCGGTCCACCGCGCTGCCGCCGTGGACGTTCGAGGCGGTGGTCGACGATGTGGTCCCGCTGCTGGACGGCGAGCCGGCGGTGGTGGTCGGGCATTCGTTCGGCGGCGCGGCCGGAATCCATCTCGCCCACCGGTATCCGGAGCTGGTCCGGGGCCTCGTCCTGCTCGATCCGGCCATCGCCCTGGATCCGGCCCTGATGCTCGACACCGCCGAGAGCCTGCTCGCCCGGCCCGACTATCCCGATGCCGAGGCCGCGCGCCGCGACAAGCTGGAGACGTCCTGGGGCGAGGTCGCGCCCGAGTTGCTCGAGGCCGAACTCGCCGAACATCTGGTGGCTGCCCCGTCCGGCCGGCTGACGTGGCGGATGAGCCTGCCCGCCGTCGTCTCCTACTGGGGCCAGCTCGCCCGCGATCTCGTCCTTCCCCCCGCCGGCCTGCCGACTGTCGTGGTGCAGGCACTGAAGGCCCCGTTCGTCACCCCGCAGTTGCGCGCGACGCTCGCCGGGCAGCTGGGCGAGAGCCTGACGGTGCACGAATTCGACTGCGACCACATGGTGGCCCAGGCCCGCCCCGCCGAGACCGCCGCCGTCCTGCGCGCGGCGCTCTGA
- a CDS encoding MGMT family protein has translation MPTTDAEIERVRELVATIPPGRVATYGDIAAAAGLSTPRTVGWIMRTDAADLPWHRVLRANGTPAPHLNHRQLRLLAEEGCPVRGDRVDLAVARHRFESPGGTT, from the coding sequence ATGCCCACCACCGACGCCGAGATAGAACGGGTCCGCGAACTGGTCGCCACGATCCCGCCGGGCCGGGTCGCCACCTACGGCGACATCGCCGCGGCGGCCGGGCTGTCGACACCGCGCACGGTCGGCTGGATCATGCGTACCGACGCCGCCGATCTGCCGTGGCACCGCGTGCTGCGCGCGAACGGCACGCCCGCACCGCACCTGAACCACCGCCAGCTGCGGCTGCTCGCCGAGGAGGGCTGCCCGGTCCGCGGCGACCGGGTGGATCTGGCCGTCGCCCGGCACCGCTTCGAATCCCCCGGCGGCACAACCTGA
- a CDS encoding VOC family protein, whose protein sequence is MSTRLACVVFDAVQPRAVARFWAELLSWEVTVDRPGLVDVAAPDPDAADVALTFLAARHPKSGKNRIHLDLASRSLDHQRVQVDRALSLGARRIDIGQGTVPWTVLADPEGNEFCVLEPREQYVDTGSIAAIVVDTRDPGRLARFWSTAAGWPVILDDDRLTGIRSATGQGPWLEFLRNPGGIRVSGRVHLDLVPYATDDPAEEVARLRAAGAVPVRPSDSRSTDPPLVLADPETYEFCLLRPHSE, encoded by the coding sequence ATGTCCACCCGTCTGGCGTGCGTGGTGTTCGACGCGGTGCAGCCGCGTGCCGTGGCCCGCTTCTGGGCCGAACTGCTGAGCTGGGAGGTCACCGTGGACCGGCCCGGCCTGGTCGACGTGGCCGCCCCCGATCCCGACGCGGCCGATGTCGCGCTGACCTTCCTGGCGGCGCGCCACCCCAAGTCCGGTAAGAACCGCATTCATCTCGATCTGGCCAGCAGATCGCTGGATCATCAACGGGTGCAGGTGGATCGGGCGCTGTCGCTGGGCGCGCGGCGGATCGATATCGGGCAGGGCACGGTGCCGTGGACGGTGCTGGCCGACCCGGAGGGCAACGAATTCTGCGTGCTCGAGCCCCGGGAGCAGTACGTCGACACCGGTTCGATCGCCGCCATCGTGGTCGATACCCGCGATCCGGGCCGGCTGGCCCGGTTCTGGTCGACGGCCGCGGGCTGGCCGGTGATCCTCGACGACGACCGGCTCACCGGCATCCGATCGGCGACGGGGCAGGGCCCGTGGCTGGAGTTCCTGCGCAACCCGGGCGGCATCCGGGTATCGGGCCGGGTGCACCTGGATCTGGTCCCCTACGCCACCGACGACCCCGCCGAGGAGGTCGCGCGGCTGCGGGCCGCCGGTGCGGTTCCGGTGCGGCCCAGCGATTCTCGCTCGACCGATCCGCCGCTGGTACTGGCCGATCCGGAGACCTACGAGTTCTGCCTGCTGCGCCCGCACAGCGAGTGA